The Streptomyces cynarae genome contains a region encoding:
- a CDS encoding SGNH/GDSL hydrolase family protein has product MRRIKSLSALATLSLAIMFSLVLTGPAHAAGPAYVALGDSYSAGNGAGNYDSSSAGCHRSFSAYPYLWKNAHAPSSFADTSCSGAATTDVTGSQLGPLNSGTGLVSLTVGGNDAGFSDVMTTCVTGSDSDCVNRVDQAESYARNTLPARLDATYDAIRAKAPNAKVVVLGYPHMYTLDVFCVGLSDTKHRKIDEAADVLDSVIAGRAAAHGFVFGDVRTTFEGHELCSGDDWLHSLVASPSWESYHPTATGHANGYYPVLNANS; this is encoded by the coding sequence GTGAGACGCATCAAGTCGCTGTCAGCCCTTGCCACGCTGAGCCTCGCGATCATGTTCAGCCTGGTGCTCACCGGTCCGGCGCATGCCGCCGGACCCGCGTACGTCGCCCTGGGAGACTCGTACTCGGCGGGCAACGGCGCGGGAAACTACGACAGTTCGAGCGCCGGCTGCCACCGCAGCTTCAGCGCCTACCCCTACCTGTGGAAGAACGCCCACGCACCGTCCTCGTTCGCCGACACCTCCTGCTCGGGCGCGGCCACCACGGATGTGACGGGCAGCCAGCTCGGCCCGCTGAACTCCGGCACCGGGCTCGTCTCGCTCACCGTGGGCGGCAATGACGCGGGCTTCTCGGACGTCATGACCACCTGTGTGACCGGCTCGGACTCCGACTGCGTCAACCGCGTCGACCAGGCCGAGAGCTACGCCCGGAACACACTGCCCGCCCGCCTGGACGCCACCTACGACGCGATCCGCGCCAAGGCGCCCAACGCCAAGGTGGTCGTGCTGGGTTACCCGCACATGTACACCCTCGACGTCTTCTGCGTCGGCCTCAGCGACACCAAGCACCGCAAGATCGACGAGGCCGCGGACGTCCTGGACAGCGTCATCGCCGGCCGGGCCGCCGCCCACGGCTTCGTCTTCGGCGATGTGCGCACCACCTTCGAGGGCCATGAGCTGTGCTCCGGCGACGACTGGCTGCACTCCCTGGTGGCCTCACCGAGCTGGGAGTCGTACCACCCGACCGCCACCGGGCACGCGAACGGCTACTACCCCGTCCTGAACGCCAACAGCTGA
- a CDS encoding TAXI family TRAP transporter solute-binding subunit, with protein MLEALPRIGRRRALLGSAAACAVVGLLLWWLLPIGEASPSGTVTFSTGTPSGVYEKYGTLLRQTIARDMPQLDVRLQNSDGSQENVRRVATGKADFTIAAADAVETYRLQKGPGAGRLRGCARLYDDYVHLVVPRSSAVRSVADLKGLTVAVGPSGSGVRLIAEHVLKAAGLDPHKDITSLSDGIGTMPGLLRQHRIDAFFWSGGLPTGAITDLSQHFPVRLVPIGGDLVANLHAQGGASRYYRAAVMPADAYPEAQQGVSVQTVAVANLLVTRQDMNPDLTDELTRVVIDSRDRIGAQVHAAQLVDLRTAIYTDPLELHEGARRYYRSVKP; from the coding sequence ATGCTTGAGGCACTCCCCCGTATCGGCAGACGCCGCGCGCTGCTGGGCTCGGCGGCCGCGTGCGCGGTCGTCGGACTGCTGCTGTGGTGGCTGCTGCCGATCGGCGAGGCGTCCCCGAGCGGCACGGTCACCTTCAGTACCGGGACCCCGAGCGGCGTCTACGAGAAGTACGGCACCCTGCTGCGGCAGACGATCGCCCGGGACATGCCGCAGCTGGACGTACGGCTGCAGAACAGCGACGGGTCGCAGGAGAACGTGCGCCGGGTGGCCACGGGGAAGGCGGACTTCACGATCGCGGCGGCCGACGCGGTGGAGACGTACCGGCTTCAGAAGGGACCCGGCGCCGGCCGGCTGCGCGGCTGCGCCCGGCTGTACGACGACTATGTGCACCTGGTGGTGCCGCGTTCGTCCGCCGTGCGGTCGGTGGCGGACCTGAAGGGCCTCACGGTCGCCGTCGGGCCGAGCGGCTCCGGGGTGCGGCTGATCGCGGAGCATGTGCTGAAGGCGGCAGGGCTGGATCCTCACAAGGACATCACGTCGCTGTCCGACGGCATCGGGACGATGCCCGGGCTGCTGAGGCAGCACCGGATCGACGCGTTCTTCTGGTCGGGCGGGCTGCCCACCGGCGCGATCACGGATCTGTCGCAGCACTTCCCGGTCCGGCTGGTGCCGATCGGCGGCGACCTGGTGGCGAACCTGCACGCGCAGGGCGGCGCGTCCCGCTACTACCGGGCCGCGGTGATGCCGGCCGACGCCTATCCAGAGGCGCAGCAGGGCGTCTCCGTGCAGACCGTGGCCGTCGCCAACCTCCTGGTCACCCGTCAGGACATGAACCCCGACCTGACCGACGAGCTGACCCGCGTGGTCATCGACAGCCGCGACCGCATCGGCGCGCAGGTGCACGCGGCGCAGCTGGTGGATCTGCGCACGGCGATCTACACGGACCCGCTGGAACTGCACGAAGGCGCGCGAAGGTACTACCGGTCGGTGAAGCCGTAG
- the tatA gene encoding Sec-independent protein translocase subunit TatA, protein MLRNGLEPWHLLIVAIVVIVLFGSKKLPDTARALGKSMRILKSEAKAMKDENASAPAASAPTPVEPTAVRTSAETATERPPATAG, encoded by the coding sequence ATGCTCCGTAACGGACTGGAACCCTGGCACCTGCTGATCGTGGCGATCGTCGTCATCGTGCTGTTCGGCTCGAAGAAGCTCCCGGACACCGCCCGGGCGCTCGGCAAGTCGATGCGCATCCTCAAGAGCGAGGCGAAGGCGATGAAGGACGAGAACGCGTCCGCGCCCGCCGCCTCCGCGCCCACTCCGGTGGAGCCGACGGCCGTGCGGACCTCCGCGGAGACGGCCACGGAGCGGCCGCCGGCTACCGCCGGCTGA
- a CDS encoding ArsR/SmtB family transcription factor: MTAVGGGFEDPSAEVLSQAAAAFGLLASPARLHIVWALAQGESDVTGLAERVGGALPAVSQHLTKLKLAGLVGSRREGRRQVYFVDDADVVTVVRLLVGRLTDRAAPADVPAPRLRGL, from the coding sequence GTGACGGCAGTCGGCGGTGGTTTCGAGGATCCGTCCGCCGAGGTGCTGTCCCAGGCGGCCGCCGCCTTCGGACTGTTGGCCTCGCCCGCGCGGCTGCACATCGTGTGGGCGCTCGCGCAGGGCGAGAGCGATGTCACCGGGCTCGCCGAGCGGGTCGGCGGCGCGCTGCCCGCCGTGAGTCAGCACCTGACGAAGCTCAAGCTCGCCGGGCTCGTCGGCTCCCGCCGTGAGGGCCGCCGCCAGGTGTACTTCGTCGACGACGCGGACGTCGTGACCGTGGTGCGCCTCCTGGTCGGCCGGCTGACCGACCGTGCCGCCCCGGCCGACGTCCCGGCACCCCGGCTCCGTGGCCTCTGA
- a CDS encoding sensor histidine kinase, translated as MRTRLLPLLIVLMAAVLLALGVPLAVSLAAAQQQRVVVDRIDDTARFAALAQFVTDRPTGSRAEVTDERGETLAKELGTYYGVYGIRAGVFYRDDTPMANAPGDWFLPQKGEGRDAFNEALLGRRSHDPEQVWPWQRSRLVVASPVIRDGDVVAVVVTDSPTGQMRSRILHGWVFIGAGEVAAMLLAVGAALRLTGWVLRPVRVLDATTHDIATGRLKSRVAAAGGPPELRRLARSFNEMADNVEEVLEQQRAFVADASHQLRNPLAALLLRIELLALELPEGNEEIASVRTEGKRLAQVLDDLLDLALAEHAEADLRLTDIGALTAERVAAWGPAAEAKGVRLTGTCPATTAWADPVTLSSALDAVIDNAVKFTPVGQGVEVEVAAAGDTATVVVTDGGPGLSDEELSRVGDRFWRSAAHQNVKGSGLGLSITQTLLAAGGGSISYAHHEPHGLRVTVSLPRTATGAGRAGV; from the coding sequence GTGCGCACACGTCTCCTTCCGCTGCTCATCGTCCTGATGGCGGCCGTGCTGCTCGCGCTCGGTGTGCCGCTCGCGGTGAGCCTCGCGGCCGCACAGCAGCAGCGGGTCGTCGTCGACCGCATCGACGACACGGCGCGCTTCGCCGCCCTCGCCCAGTTCGTCACCGACCGGCCCACCGGCTCCCGGGCCGAAGTCACCGACGAGCGCGGCGAGACCCTGGCCAAGGAACTCGGCACGTACTACGGCGTGTACGGCATCCGCGCCGGCGTCTTCTACCGCGACGACACGCCCATGGCCAATGCGCCCGGGGACTGGTTCCTGCCGCAGAAGGGCGAGGGCCGTGACGCCTTCAACGAGGCGCTGCTCGGGCGGCGCAGCCACGATCCCGAGCAGGTCTGGCCCTGGCAGCGCAGCCGGCTCGTGGTCGCCTCGCCGGTCATCCGCGACGGTGACGTGGTCGCGGTCGTGGTCACCGACTCGCCCACCGGGCAGATGCGGTCGAGGATCCTGCACGGCTGGGTGTTCATCGGCGCCGGGGAGGTCGCCGCGATGCTGCTCGCCGTCGGCGCGGCGCTGCGGCTGACCGGATGGGTGCTCAGGCCGGTACGGGTCCTGGACGCGACGACCCACGACATAGCGACCGGACGCCTGAAGTCCCGGGTCGCGGCGGCGGGCGGGCCGCCGGAACTGAGGCGGCTCGCCCGGTCGTTCAACGAGATGGCGGACAACGTCGAAGAGGTCCTCGAGCAGCAGCGCGCCTTCGTCGCCGACGCCTCCCACCAGTTGCGCAATCCGCTGGCCGCGCTGCTGTTGCGCATCGAACTGCTCGCGCTGGAACTGCCGGAGGGCAACGAGGAGATCGCCTCGGTGCGGACCGAGGGCAAGCGCCTCGCGCAGGTCCTGGACGACCTGCTCGACCTGGCGCTCGCCGAGCACGCCGAGGCGGACCTGCGGCTCACCGACATCGGCGCGCTGACCGCCGAGCGGGTCGCGGCCTGGGGGCCGGCCGCCGAGGCCAAGGGCGTACGGCTGACCGGAACCTGCCCGGCCACCACGGCCTGGGCGGACCCCGTGACCCTGTCCAGCGCGCTGGACGCGGTCATCGACAACGCGGTGAAGTTCACTCCCGTGGGCCAGGGCGTGGAAGTGGAGGTCGCGGCCGCAGGTGACACCGCCACGGTGGTGGTCACCGACGGCGGCCCGGGCCTCAGCGACGAGGAACTCTCCCGCGTCGGCGACCGCTTCTGGCGCAGCGCCGCCCACCAGAACGTCAAGGGCTCGGGCCTCGGCCTGTCGATCACCCAGACGCTGCTGGCGGCGGGCGGGGGCTCGATCTCGTACGCGCACCACGAGCCGCACGGCCTCAGGGTGACGGTGTCGCTTCCCCGGACGGCGACGGGGGCGGGGCGCGCCGGGGTCTGA
- a CDS encoding helix-turn-helix domain-containing protein, whose protein sequence is MTAGAPQAGGDGFAGHVLTTTTVPTPQRRTYWREALSRTFGAVDMSVPDEVHSGTIRTAPLGRLQVTTVDGDPLEARRTRRLIARGDEDEYVVVKQLTRGGARLEQDTRDVSLRAGEVFIYDMARPVRLILPERFQTKSLVVPRQILGLAESDLRQMTASPLRSDTALGGLLSVLVSRLVDTAGSYRPHTGELLARNVLDLLTVLADERLGRNSEETPGGDAALRLRIREFIGRHLADPDLTPEVIARAHHISVRYLHKIFEGEDATVSRFIQSRRLEACRQDLVRREAAHLTIVAVAQRWGFTSAAHFSRVFRAAYGMSPSEWRDSHRP, encoded by the coding sequence ATGACGGCAGGCGCACCGCAAGCCGGCGGAGACGGATTCGCCGGCCACGTGCTCACCACGACTACGGTGCCTACCCCGCAAAGACGGACCTACTGGCGCGAGGCCCTGTCCCGTACCTTCGGCGCCGTGGACATGTCGGTCCCCGACGAGGTGCACTCGGGCACGATCCGTACGGCACCCCTGGGCCGGCTCCAGGTCACCACGGTGGACGGCGATCCGCTGGAGGCCCGGCGGACACGGCGGCTCATCGCCCGGGGTGACGAGGACGAGTACGTGGTCGTGAAGCAGCTGACCAGAGGGGGCGCCCGACTGGAGCAGGACACCCGCGACGTGTCCCTGCGAGCCGGGGAGGTCTTCATCTACGACATGGCCCGCCCGGTCCGGCTGATCCTTCCCGAGCGCTTCCAGACCAAGTCGCTCGTGGTGCCGCGCCAGATCCTGGGCCTGGCCGAGTCGGACCTGCGGCAGATGACGGCGTCTCCCCTCCGTTCCGATACGGCACTCGGCGGACTGCTGTCCGTCCTGGTGTCCCGGCTGGTGGACACCGCGGGATCGTACCGACCGCACACGGGCGAGTTGCTCGCCCGCAACGTCCTGGACCTGCTGACGGTCCTCGCCGATGAACGACTCGGCAGGAACTCCGAGGAGACACCTGGCGGCGATGCGGCGCTGCGCTTGCGGATCCGGGAGTTCATCGGCCGGCACCTTGCCGATCCCGACCTGACTCCGGAGGTCATCGCCCGCGCTCACCACATCTCCGTGCGCTACCTGCACAAGATCTTCGAGGGCGAGGACGCCACGGTCAGCCGCTTCATCCAGAGCCGCCGCCTGGAGGCGTGCCGGCAGGATCTGGTGCGCCGGGAAGCCGCACATCTCACCATCGTCGCGGTGGCCCAGCGGTGGGGTTTCACCAGTGCCGCCCATTTCAGCCGGGTGTTCCGGGCCGCCTACGGAATGTCTCCCAGCGAGTGGCGCGACAGCCACAGGCCGTAG
- a CDS encoding alpha/beta fold hydrolase: MPYITVGQENSTDIDLYYEDHGSGQPVVLIHGFPLDGHSWERQSAVLLEAGYRVITYDRRGFGQSSQPTTGYDYDTFAADLNTVLETLDVRDAVLVGFSMGTGEVARYVSTYGSARVAKVAFLASLEPCLLKTDDNPDGVAPKEFFDGVVAAVKADRYAYYTDFYKDFYNLDENLGTRISEEAVRNSWNVAAGGGFFAAAAAPSTWYTDFRADIPAIDVPALILHGTGDRILPVEGTARPFHKALPSADYVEIEGAPHGLLWTHAEEVNQALLAFLAK, from the coding sequence ATGCCGTACATCACCGTGGGCCAGGAGAACTCCACCGACATCGACCTCTACTACGAGGACCACGGATCCGGACAGCCGGTCGTCCTCATCCACGGATTCCCGCTCGACGGCCACTCCTGGGAGCGGCAGAGTGCCGTGCTGCTCGAGGCCGGCTACCGCGTGATCACCTACGACCGCCGTGGTTTCGGGCAGTCCAGCCAGCCGACGACCGGCTACGACTACGACACCTTCGCCGCCGACCTGAACACCGTGCTGGAGACCCTCGACGTGCGGGACGCCGTCCTCGTCGGGTTCTCGATGGGCACCGGCGAGGTCGCACGGTACGTGTCCACCTACGGTTCCGCCCGCGTCGCCAAGGTGGCCTTCCTGGCCTCGCTGGAGCCCTGCCTGCTCAAGACCGACGACAACCCGGACGGCGTCGCCCCGAAGGAGTTCTTCGACGGCGTCGTCGCGGCCGTCAAGGCGGACCGCTACGCGTACTACACGGACTTCTACAAGGACTTCTACAACCTCGACGAGAACCTCGGCACCAGGATCAGCGAGGAGGCCGTCCGCAACAGCTGGAACGTCGCCGCGGGCGGTGGCTTCTTCGCCGCGGCCGCCGCACCCTCGACCTGGTACACCGACTTCCGGGCCGACATCCCGGCCATCGATGTGCCTGCCCTGATCCTGCACGGTACGGGCGACCGCATCCTGCCCGTCGAGGGGACCGCGCGGCCGTTCCACAAGGCGCTCCCGTCCGCCGACTACGTCGAGATCGAGGGCGCCCCGCACGGCCTGCTGTGGACCCACGCCGAGGAGGTCAACCAGGCCCTCCTCGCCTTCCTGGCGAAGTGA
- a CDS encoding ATP-binding protein codes for MSDHELFGRNNELVALGALVDGLPMEGGALVVRGAPGIGKSALLSWAAHRAERSGVTVLTGSGVEAETRLPFAGLYQLTRTMLDRVPGLPPVQAEALLGAFGMTEAPPAGHAPQLFMIALATLDLLGEAAAQAPVLLVVDDAQWLDPPTLDVLAFIARRLGREPLGMLLAIRDGHPTCLDTLVLRELRLHPLTTVEAGALLDTVEPGLEPPLRHRVLDAAAGNPLALIELPAALREHEASAEALTSSAVPLTSRLERAFASRLLDLPSDTRSVLLVAASDDDGALGEVLAAASVLAGVGISPESLSPAAEIGLVTADEHRIRFCHPLVRSAVLQAASLAERLAAHGALAAVLDGQSDRRTWHRAAATGRRDESVAVELDRTAARAEARGAPAVALAALERSIALGENPSRMGKRLVKAAELALELGRTNQAAALVQSAAPLAADVPERARTVLVGEGFDIDVSTSVPRLRLLITTAEEAASAGDPELALRLLRAAARRCWWFDPGVALRECVVTAAERLPVPELHPDLLYVLAFATPLERGATVIERFERLESEGGYDALAAATLGAAATAMGGYDHAVGFLRHAAAGLRAQGRLGLLAQTLVSLSFASAHIVDRESGLPSVAEAIRLAEETAQARWLTGALIAKAHFSAVLGDLETAQTAIEEAERQTLALANPSNLAFIQITRGLIGLAAGRHAEAFACVWRVFDPADPAHHPYLQTVAIPVLAEAAVSDEDRAAARGVLRRLDAAAAATTARMIRANLGFAHALLADDEDAEASFRSALALDHSVDPFTRARLLLAHGAWLRRRRRVMESRVPLRIARECFASLGTRPWYERACQELRSAGEAGVPDKGGPQSGHADWELLTPQELQIAQLAATGLSNREIGQQLYLSHRTVAAHLYRIYPKLGITSRGQLREKLQPDG; via the coding sequence GTGTCGGACCACGAACTGTTCGGCAGGAACAACGAACTGGTGGCTCTGGGAGCGCTCGTCGACGGCCTGCCCATGGAGGGCGGGGCGCTCGTGGTGCGCGGCGCTCCCGGCATCGGCAAGTCCGCACTCCTGTCATGGGCCGCGCACCGGGCGGAGCGCTCCGGTGTCACCGTGCTCACCGGGTCCGGGGTGGAGGCCGAGACCCGTCTGCCCTTCGCAGGGCTCTACCAGCTGACGCGGACGATGCTCGACCGGGTTCCAGGTCTGCCGCCGGTACAGGCGGAGGCGCTGCTGGGCGCCTTCGGAATGACCGAGGCGCCCCCCGCGGGGCACGCCCCGCAGCTTTTCATGATCGCCCTGGCTACGCTCGACCTGCTCGGCGAAGCGGCCGCCCAAGCGCCCGTGCTGCTGGTCGTCGACGACGCGCAGTGGCTCGACCCGCCGACCCTGGACGTTCTCGCGTTCATCGCCCGGCGCCTCGGCCGTGAGCCCTTGGGGATGCTCCTGGCCATCCGCGACGGGCACCCGACATGCCTGGACACCCTCGTGCTGCGCGAGCTCCGGCTCCACCCCCTCACCACGGTCGAAGCCGGGGCGCTCCTGGACACCGTGGAGCCGGGGCTGGAACCCCCGCTCCGACACCGGGTGCTCGACGCGGCCGCGGGCAACCCTCTGGCCCTCATCGAACTGCCTGCCGCGCTGCGCGAGCACGAAGCCTCGGCCGAGGCCCTGACCTCCTCAGCCGTTCCCCTCACCTCAAGACTGGAACGCGCATTCGCCTCCCGGCTGCTCGACCTGCCGTCCGACACGCGGAGCGTGCTGCTCGTCGCGGCCTCCGACGACGACGGCGCGCTGGGCGAGGTCCTCGCGGCCGCTTCGGTACTGGCGGGCGTCGGCATATCACCGGAATCCTTGTCTCCCGCGGCGGAGATCGGCCTGGTCACGGCGGACGAACACCGGATCCGGTTCTGCCACCCGCTCGTGCGGTCGGCGGTGCTGCAGGCCGCCTCGCTCGCCGAGCGCCTCGCCGCGCACGGCGCACTGGCCGCGGTGCTGGACGGTCAGTCCGACCGCCGGACCTGGCACAGGGCCGCGGCCACGGGCCGACGGGACGAATCCGTCGCCGTGGAACTGGACCGGACGGCTGCCAGAGCGGAGGCACGGGGTGCGCCGGCCGTCGCCCTGGCGGCCCTCGAGCGGTCCATCGCGCTCGGCGAGAACCCCTCGCGCATGGGAAAGCGCCTGGTCAAAGCGGCGGAGCTGGCCCTCGAACTCGGTAGGACGAATCAGGCCGCGGCCCTTGTGCAGTCGGCGGCCCCGCTCGCGGCCGACGTGCCGGAGCGGGCGCGCACGGTGCTGGTGGGCGAGGGCTTCGACATCGATGTGTCGACCAGCGTCCCGCGTCTGCGCCTGCTCATCACCACGGCGGAGGAGGCGGCGTCCGCCGGTGACCCCGAACTCGCGCTCCGGCTTCTGCGGGCCGCCGCTCGACGATGCTGGTGGTTCGACCCGGGGGTTGCTCTGCGCGAGTGCGTGGTGACCGCGGCCGAGCGGCTGCCGGTGCCGGAACTGCACCCCGACCTCCTGTACGTCCTGGCCTTCGCCACCCCGCTGGAGCGTGGCGCGACGGTGATCGAGCGGTTCGAGCGGCTGGAGAGCGAGGGCGGCTACGACGCCCTGGCCGCCGCCACGCTCGGTGCGGCGGCCACGGCCATGGGCGGATACGACCACGCGGTGGGCTTCCTCCGGCACGCGGCGGCCGGTCTGCGGGCCCAGGGGCGGCTGGGGCTTCTGGCGCAGACCCTGGTGTCGCTGTCGTTCGCCTCGGCGCACATCGTGGACCGGGAGTCGGGCCTGCCGAGCGTGGCCGAGGCCATCCGGCTCGCGGAGGAGACCGCGCAGGCCCGCTGGCTCACCGGTGCACTCATCGCGAAAGCGCACTTCTCGGCGGTGCTCGGTGACCTGGAGACGGCACAGACCGCCATCGAGGAGGCCGAACGCCAGACACTCGCCCTGGCGAACCCGTCGAACCTCGCCTTCATCCAGATCACGCGAGGGCTGATCGGGCTCGCGGCCGGCCGTCATGCGGAGGCGTTCGCCTGTGTGTGGCGGGTCTTCGACCCCGCGGACCCCGCGCACCATCCATATCTCCAGACCGTCGCGATCCCGGTGCTCGCCGAGGCCGCCGTGAGCGACGAGGACAGGGCCGCCGCGCGTGGCGTCCTCCGCCGGCTCGACGCGGCTGCCGCGGCCACCACGGCGCGGATGATCCGGGCGAACCTCGGGTTCGCGCACGCCCTCCTGGCCGACGACGAGGACGCCGAGGCATCGTTCCGGTCGGCGCTCGCTCTGGACCATTCCGTGGATCCCTTCACGCGGGCCCGCCTCCTGCTCGCCCACGGCGCATGGCTGCGTCGTAGGCGACGGGTCATGGAGTCCCGGGTACCCCTGCGGATCGCCAGGGAGTGCTTCGCCTCGCTGGGGACCCGACCGTGGTACGAGCGGGCCTGCCAGGAACTCCGTTCCGCCGGCGAGGCGGGTGTGCCCGACAAGGGTGGTCCCCAGAGTGGTCACGCCGACTGGGAGCTGCTGACGCCGCAGGAACTGCAGATCGCGCAGCTTGCGGCGACGGGGCTCTCCAACCGGGAGATAGGGCAGCAGCTCTACCTCTCCCACCGCACCGTCGCAGCGCACCTGTACCGGATCTATCCGAAGCTGGGGATCACCTCCCGTGGCCAGTTGCGGGAGAAGCTCCAGCCGGACGGATGA
- a CDS encoding pyrophosphohydrolase domain-containing protein has product MRPSPASLVREFHLAFGLDVRSEPTEVSPELTAHRGELLAEEAAEVAEVSVTGPLDRLAHELADLVYVAYGTALVHGIDLDSVIAEIHRANMTKIGPDGTVSRRADGKVLKGDHYRAPDVSAVLRRQGWSPAER; this is encoded by the coding sequence ATGCGTCCTTCCCCCGCCTCCCTCGTCCGTGAGTTCCACCTCGCCTTCGGTCTCGATGTGCGTTCCGAGCCGACGGAGGTCTCCCCGGAACTCACCGCGCACCGGGGTGAGCTGCTCGCCGAGGAGGCGGCGGAGGTCGCCGAGGTGTCCGTCACCGGCCCGCTCGACCGGCTGGCGCACGAGCTGGCGGACCTCGTGTACGTGGCGTACGGGACGGCCCTGGTGCACGGCATCGACCTCGACTCTGTCATCGCCGAGATCCACCGCGCCAACATGACGAAGATCGGCCCGGACGGCACGGTGTCGCGCCGGGCCGACGGCAAGGTGCTCAAGGGCGACCACTACCGCGCCCCTGACGTCTCTGCGGTCCTGCGCCGCCAGGGCTGGTCGCCCGCGGAGCGGTAG
- a CDS encoding LLM class flavin-dependent oxidoreductase, producing MQFGIFSVGDVTPDPTNGRTPSEHERIKAIVAIALKAEEVGLDVFAMGEHHNPPFVPSSPTTMLGYIAARTEKLILSTATTLITTNDPVKIAEDYAMLQHLADGRVDLMMGRGNTGPVYPWFGQDIRQGINLAKENYALLRRLWREDVVNWEGKFRTPLQGFTSTPRPMDDVPPFVWHGSIRSPEIADQAAFYGDGFFHNNIFWPADHTKRMVQLYRRRYAHYGHGTPEQAIVGLGGQVFMRKNSQDAVREFRPYFDNAPVYGHGPSLEDFTEQTPLTVGSPQQVIERTLSFRETVGDYQRQLFLMDHAGLPLKTVLEQLDMLGEEVVPVLRKEFAKDRPADVPDAPTHESLRSVQEVSAA from the coding sequence ATGCAGTTCGGAATTTTCTCGGTGGGGGACGTGACCCCTGATCCGACCAACGGCCGTACTCCGTCGGAGCACGAGCGCATCAAGGCGATCGTCGCCATCGCGCTGAAGGCGGAGGAGGTCGGCCTGGACGTCTTCGCGATGGGCGAGCACCACAACCCGCCGTTCGTGCCGTCCTCGCCGACCACGATGCTCGGCTACATAGCCGCCCGTACCGAGAAGCTGATCCTGTCCACCGCCACGACGCTGATCACCACCAACGACCCGGTGAAGATCGCCGAGGACTACGCGATGCTGCAGCACCTCGCGGACGGCCGGGTCGACCTGATGATGGGGCGCGGCAACACCGGCCCGGTGTATCCGTGGTTCGGGCAGGACATCCGGCAGGGGATCAACCTCGCCAAGGAGAACTACGCCCTGCTGCGCCGGCTGTGGCGCGAGGACGTGGTGAACTGGGAGGGCAAGTTCCGCACGCCGCTGCAGGGCTTCACGTCCACGCCCCGCCCCATGGACGACGTGCCGCCGTTCGTCTGGCACGGCTCCATCCGCTCCCCGGAGATCGCGGACCAGGCCGCCTTCTACGGCGACGGCTTCTTCCACAACAACATCTTCTGGCCGGCCGACCACACCAAGCGCATGGTCCAGCTCTACCGGCGGCGGTACGCCCACTACGGGCACGGCACCCCCGAGCAGGCGATCGTCGGTCTCGGCGGGCAGGTGTTCATGCGGAAGAACTCCCAGGACGCGGTGCGCGAGTTCCGCCCCTACTTCGACAACGCGCCCGTGTACGGGCACGGGCCGTCCCTGGAGGACTTCACCGAGCAGACCCCGCTGACGGTGGGCTCTCCCCAGCAGGTCATCGAACGCACGCTGTCCTTCCGTGAGACCGTCGGCGACTACCAGCGGCAGCTGTTCCTGATGGACCACGCGGGACTGCCGCTGAAGACCGTGCTGGAGCAGCTCGACATGCTCGGCGAGGAGGTCGTGCCGGTGCTGCGGAAGGAGTTCGCGAAGGACCGGCCGGCCGACGTGCCGGACGCTCCCACCCACGAGTCCCTGCGTTCCGTCCAGGAGGTGTCCGCCGCATGA
- a CDS encoding FMN reductase, with protein MKLVAVSAGLSTPSSTRLLADRLAESARGELAAHGHEVDTEVIELRELAVAVANNLVTGFPPPQLATAIDAVTGAHGLIAVTPVFTASYSGLFKSFFDLIDPDALTGKPVLIGATGGTARHSLVLEHALRPLFAYLRAAVVPTAVYAASEDWGSGGDEYTEGLPARVRRAAGELAALMAARPAEKTPEDDITALERQLSDLRFD; from the coding sequence ATGAAGCTCGTCGCCGTGTCCGCGGGGCTGAGCACCCCGTCGTCCACACGTCTGCTCGCCGACCGTCTCGCCGAGTCGGCCCGCGGTGAACTCGCCGCCCACGGCCACGAGGTGGATACGGAGGTGATCGAGCTGCGGGAACTGGCCGTCGCCGTCGCCAACAACCTCGTCACCGGCTTCCCGCCGCCCCAACTGGCCACCGCCATCGACGCGGTGACGGGCGCCCACGGCCTGATCGCCGTGACCCCCGTGTTCACCGCCTCCTACAGCGGGCTGTTCAAGTCCTTCTTCGACCTGATCGACCCGGACGCCCTCACGGGGAAGCCGGTCCTGATCGGGGCGACGGGAGGCACGGCCCGCCACTCCCTGGTCCTGGAGCACGCCCTGCGCCCGCTCTTCGCCTACCTGCGCGCGGCCGTCGTCCCCACCGCGGTGTACGCGGCGTCCGAGGACTGGGGATCCGGCGGCGACGAGTACACCGAGGGCCTGCCCGCGCGCGTACGGCGGGCGGCCGGCGAACTGGCCGCCCTGATGGCCGCCCGCCCTGCCGAGAAGACACCCGAGGACGACATCACCGCGCTCGAACGGCAGCTCTCCGACCTGCGCTTCGACTGA